The following coding sequences are from one Methanomassiliicoccales archaeon window:
- a CDS encoding class I SAM-dependent methyltransferase, producing MTREEDPLMDINKKRWNEKVDANLKSPIYDVDGFLSGASSLLPIEVREVGDVAGKDLLHLQCHFGMDSISWAGEGARVTGVDFSPEAIKKARELSAEIGIPATFIESNIYDLERNLEGQFDIIFTSYGAICWLPDLDDWARLIVKYLRPGGFFYIVDIHPFGNIIDENCREHFKAGYPYFSKNPLMFDDDVPIIDSGHEFKNKRRYEWMHPVSEIINALVDEGLIIDFMHEFPCCFFPMHPAMELREDGYWYLPEKDFNVPMLFSLKASKM from the coding sequence ATGACCCGGGAAGAAGACCCACTTATGGACATCAACAAGAAGAGATGGAACGAGAAGGTCGATGCCAACCTTAAATCCCCGATCTATGATGTGGACGGATTTCTATCGGGAGCCTCATCCCTTCTACCGATTGAGGTCCGAGAGGTGGGCGATGTCGCTGGAAAGGATCTTCTGCATCTGCAATGTCATTTCGGAATGGACTCCATCTCCTGGGCCGGGGAAGGGGCCCGGGTCACGGGGGTGGATTTCTCCCCTGAAGCTATCAAGAAGGCTCGGGAACTGAGCGCTGAGATCGGCATACCGGCGACGTTCATCGAAAGCAACATCTACGACCTGGAGCGCAACCTCGAAGGGCAGTTCGATATTATCTTCACCAGTTATGGGGCAATATGCTGGCTTCCGGATCTGGATGATTGGGCACGTCTGATCGTCAAATACCTGCGGCCGGGCGGGTTCTTCTACATTGTAGATATCCATCCCTTCGGTAACATCATCGATGAGAACTGCAGGGAGCACTTCAAAGCTGGGTACCCGTATTTCTCTAAGAACCCGCTCATGTTCGACGACGATGTCCCCATAATCGATTCGGGCCACGAGTTCAAGAACAAGAGGCGTTACGAATGGATGCACCCCGTCTCAGAGATAATCAATGCACTGGTTGACGAGGGTCTGATCATCGACTTCATGCATGAGTTCCCCTGTTGCTTCTTCCCCATGCACCCCGCCATGGAGCTGAGGGAGGACGGTTACTGGTATCTGCCGGAGAAGGATTTCAACGTACCTATGTTGTTCTCGTTGAAGGCAAGTAAGATGTAA